A genomic region of Planococcus kocurii contains the following coding sequences:
- a CDS encoding response regulator transcription factor: MKILVVEDNPSVSSMLELFFSKEGIQGEFAADGLEGYQKYKEGTHDLLILDWMLPGMDGISLCRKIREEGSAVPIIMLTAKDSESDQVIGFEMGADDYVTKPFSPLTLMARIKAVTRRTQKMEATLDLIETLHFTVNKETRSVLKDAQEVDGLTPKEFDLLVFFLQHPKQVFSREQLLEQVWGYQFYGDERTVDVHIKRLRKKINGGDKLFHTVWGVGYKFEEHAN; the protein is encoded by the coding sequence ATGAAGATATTGGTTGTAGAAGATAATCCAAGTGTTAGTTCGATGCTGGAGCTGTTCTTTTCGAAAGAAGGCATTCAAGGTGAATTTGCAGCTGATGGACTAGAAGGCTACCAGAAATATAAAGAGGGCACACACGATTTGTTAATCTTGGATTGGATGCTTCCAGGAATGGACGGTATCTCATTGTGTCGCAAAATCCGTGAAGAAGGAAGCGCAGTTCCGATTATTATGCTGACTGCAAAAGATAGTGAATCTGATCAAGTGATTGGTTTTGAAATGGGAGCTGATGACTATGTCACAAAACCGTTTAGTCCGTTAACGTTGATGGCGCGTATTAAAGCAGTTACTCGCAGGACTCAAAAGATGGAAGCCACTTTGGATCTCATCGAAACTCTCCATTTTACTGTGAATAAGGAAACTCGGAGTGTCTTAAAGGATGCACAAGAAGTTGATGGTTTAACGCCTAAGGAATTTGATTTGTTAGTGTTTTTCTTGCAACATCCAAAACAAGTGTTCAGTCGTGAACAGTTATTGGAACAAGTATGGGGCTACCAGTTTTACGGTGATGAACGAACAGTGGATGTTCACATTAAACGACTTCGGAAAAAGATAAATGGCGGAGACAAGCTATTCCATACCGTATGGGGAGTGGGCTATAAATTTGAAGAACACGCGAATTAA
- a CDS encoding sensor histidine kinase → MKNTRIKYFYQLIASHMSILLIAFLILSVLFVRYVDDFAYNEKAQELENYGEQIIDELGHKRPGTNLQSYVSILKAQNISFIVFDQQSRILYPVSGSFPPVELTPKEWNVIEQGETLIVNRDVERFDFTVTFVAMPYFENDQLAGGVLLASPVSGVSEMIAELNKTLTTAILIAFAIALLFSLWLSKMHVSRIQRMQKATSMISEGHYDVNLPESNFDEFGDLAHDFNKMAAKLQQSNEEIDRLENRRRQFMADVSHEMRTPLTTIAGIMEGLRNNMIEESQREKGIRLASEETKRLMRLVNENLDYEKIRSNQVVLTKEEIDADELLEIIQEQLYQQAKDKGNTIVIHTNPGDIIYGDMDRLIQILMNIVKNAIQFTEGGTIFLTTHSEPDHMSIIVEDNGVGIDVEEIDLIWRRFYKADLSRGSGQFGLGLSIVKQLVTLHDGEIDVESKKEQGTKFIIRLPHKK, encoded by the coding sequence TTGAAGAACACGCGAATTAAATATTTCTATCAGCTGATTGCTAGTCATATGAGTATTTTGCTGATTGCTTTTTTGATTTTGAGTGTTTTGTTCGTTCGTTATGTAGATGACTTTGCGTATAACGAAAAAGCACAGGAATTGGAGAATTATGGTGAACAAATTATTGATGAGCTCGGTCACAAGCGACCGGGCACTAACTTGCAGTCATATGTCTCAATCTTAAAAGCACAAAATATCAGTTTTATTGTTTTTGATCAGCAAAGTCGTATTTTGTATCCGGTGTCTGGCTCTTTTCCACCTGTTGAGCTGACACCAAAAGAATGGAACGTTATTGAACAAGGCGAAACTCTTATCGTTAATCGTGATGTTGAGCGGTTCGATTTTACGGTAACATTTGTAGCGATGCCTTATTTTGAAAATGACCAATTGGCTGGTGGCGTCTTGCTTGCTTCCCCTGTTAGTGGGGTAAGTGAAATGATCGCTGAGTTAAATAAAACCTTGACCACTGCTATTTTAATTGCGTTTGCGATTGCTTTGTTGTTTAGTTTATGGCTTTCTAAAATGCATGTTAGCCGAATTCAGCGAATGCAAAAAGCGACTTCTATGATTAGTGAAGGTCATTATGATGTCAATTTGCCTGAATCGAATTTTGATGAGTTCGGTGATTTAGCACATGACTTTAACAAAATGGCTGCGAAGCTCCAGCAATCGAATGAAGAAATCGATCGGCTGGAAAATCGTCGCCGTCAATTTATGGCAGATGTGTCACATGAAATGAGAACACCACTGACCACCATTGCGGGCATCATGGAAGGGCTTCGTAACAACATGATTGAAGAAAGCCAACGGGAAAAAGGCATTCGTCTAGCGAGTGAAGAAACAAAGCGCTTAATGCGTCTCGTTAATGAAAATTTGGATTACGAGAAAATTAGATCTAATCAAGTCGTGCTAACAAAAGAAGAAATTGATGCAGATGAGCTATTAGAAATTATCCAAGAACAGCTTTATCAGCAGGCAAAAGATAAAGGCAATACAATTGTCATTCACACGAATCCAGGAGATATTATCTATGGCGATATGGATCGTCTCATTCAAATCCTGATGAACATCGTCAAAAATGCGATTCAGTTTACCGAAGGAGGTACCATTTTCTTAACCACTCATTCTGAACCCGACCACATGTCGATTATTGTTGAAGATAACGGGGTGGGAATTGATGTCGAGGAAATTGATTTGATTTGGCGTCGTTTCTATAAAGCAGATTTATCGCGCGGAAGTGGCCAATTTGGATTGGGCTTATCAATTGTTAAGCAATTGGTGACGCTGCATGATGGAGAAATTGATGTGGAAAGTAAAAAAGAGCAAGGCACGAAGTTTATTATCCGCTTGCCACATAAAAAATGA
- a CDS encoding peptidylprolyl isomerase, whose amino-acid sequence MKKLLYIGIGVLAASAIFVMVAFSGDDSVASVGDKEITKEALYDKMVASAGAATLDAMISNEVVNQEADKADIKVTQEELDAEMAVYEESYGGAEALEQALASSGMSIADLEDEMKIYLKVEKIVGPDINITDEQISTYFEENKESFEQPSKVAANHILVGTQEEADEVKAKLDDGDDFAELAAAYSTDTSNADNGGALGEFGAGEMAAEFEAAAFSMKVDEISEPVETEYGFHIIQVTGKTDAADANLEDSKEQIKETLFDEALNTKYAEWLAEKIESYDIVNTLTK is encoded by the coding sequence ATGAAAAAACTTTTATACATTGGAATTGGCGTACTAGCGGCAAGCGCAATTTTTGTGATGGTTGCATTTTCAGGGGACGACTCAGTAGCTTCAGTAGGAGATAAAGAAATCACCAAAGAAGCCTTGTATGACAAAATGGTCGCTTCTGCTGGTGCAGCGACACTCGACGCGATGATTTCAAACGAAGTGGTCAATCAAGAAGCGGATAAAGCAGACATTAAAGTGACTCAAGAAGAGCTCGACGCAGAAATGGCAGTCTATGAAGAAAGTTATGGTGGGGCGGAAGCACTTGAACAAGCACTGGCGTCAAGCGGAATGTCGATAGCAGATCTGGAAGACGAAATGAAAATTTACTTGAAAGTTGAAAAAATCGTCGGACCAGATATTAACATAACAGATGAGCAAATCAGTACGTATTTTGAAGAAAACAAAGAGTCTTTTGAACAGCCTTCAAAAGTTGCAGCAAACCACATTTTGGTAGGCACTCAAGAAGAAGCAGACGAAGTCAAAGCGAAGCTTGATGATGGTGATGACTTTGCCGAACTAGCAGCAGCATATTCTACAGATACAAGCAATGCTGACAATGGCGGTGCACTAGGTGAATTTGGTGCAGGAGAAATGGCAGCAGAGTTTGAAGCAGCAGCATTTAGTATGAAAGTTGATGAAATCAGTGAGCCTGTAGAAACGGAATATGGCTTCCACATCATCCAAGTGACTGGAAAAACAGATGCAGCAGATGCAAATTTAGAAGACAGCAAAGAACAGATAAAAGAAACTCTATTTGATGAAGCATTAAATACAAAATATGCTGAATGGCTAGCTGAAAAAATCGAATCATACGATATCGTCAATACTTTAACAAAATAG
- a CDS encoding S1C family serine protease encodes MGYYNSSEPKGNKKGYFASSFTGLLAGALLVGVILPSVTDGEVAGTEPTSTSQAVSGLQTTSSVVTSDVTKVVENTTDAVVGVSNLQVAQQDPFAAQTSEKEQSQEAGVGSGVIYKKDGDTAYVVTNNHVVEGAEKVKVTLSDGTELDAEVLGTDVWTDLAVLKVPAASIKTVAEFGDSSVLQAGEPVIAIGNPLGLQFSGSVTTGVISGTERLVPIDINQDGTEDWQSEVLQTDAAISPGNSGGALINAQGQVIGINSMKIAQSAVEGIGLAIPINTAIPIISDLETQGTVSRPSMGVAILDLAEVPAQYRGNQLNLPAEVEGGIVVQSVVEGSGASTAGLEAYDVIVELDGKPVNSVLELRQYLYNETKVGETLKVKAYRNGELQNFELTLMENS; translated from the coding sequence ATGGGGTATTATAATTCATCTGAACCTAAAGGAAACAAAAAAGGCTATTTTGCTTCAAGCTTTACAGGGTTACTTGCAGGGGCGTTGTTAGTAGGAGTCATTTTGCCGAGTGTGACTGATGGAGAAGTGGCAGGGACTGAACCGACGTCCACCAGTCAGGCGGTCAGTGGCTTGCAAACAACATCTTCAGTTGTCACTTCAGATGTAACGAAGGTTGTTGAGAATACAACAGATGCAGTGGTCGGGGTTTCCAATTTACAAGTAGCACAACAAGATCCTTTCGCTGCACAAACTAGTGAAAAAGAGCAATCGCAAGAAGCGGGTGTCGGATCTGGCGTCATTTATAAAAAAGATGGCGACACTGCATATGTTGTGACGAATAACCATGTAGTAGAAGGCGCAGAAAAAGTGAAGGTCACGTTATCAGATGGGACAGAACTTGATGCAGAAGTACTGGGAACAGATGTCTGGACTGATTTGGCGGTGTTGAAAGTTCCAGCTGCGAGTATCAAAACGGTAGCAGAATTTGGAGATTCGTCGGTATTACAAGCAGGTGAGCCAGTTATCGCTATTGGTAATCCATTAGGCCTGCAGTTTTCAGGGTCAGTAACGACAGGTGTCATTTCAGGAACAGAGCGCTTAGTGCCAATTGATATAAACCAAGACGGCACAGAAGACTGGCAGTCAGAAGTTCTTCAGACCGATGCCGCTATTAGTCCCGGAAATAGCGGGGGCGCGTTGATTAATGCACAAGGGCAAGTAATTGGCATCAACTCCATGAAAATCGCTCAAAGTGCTGTAGAAGGAATTGGCCTGGCGATACCGATCAATACAGCCATTCCAATTATCTCAGATCTGGAAACGCAAGGAACGGTAAGCCGACCATCAATGGGAGTTGCGATTTTGGACTTAGCAGAAGTCCCTGCACAATATCGCGGCAATCAATTGAACTTGCCAGCTGAAGTTGAAGGGGGCATCGTCGTTCAATCGGTAGTTGAAGGTTCAGGAGCGTCAACAGCAGGGCTAGAAGCATATGATGTCATTGTTGAACTAGACGGAAAACCAGTGAATTCTGTATTGGAACTTCGTCAATACTTGTACAACGAAACGAAAGTCGGAGAGACGCTGAAAGTGAAAGCTTATCGAAACGGAGAGCTTCAAAATTTTGAGCTGACATTAATGGAAAATAGCTAA
- a CDS encoding type 1 glutamine amidotransferase domain-containing protein yields MAKVLAVLSNGYINEEHNYVTGWWAEELFAPALELEKEGHTVGLASIEGGKPTVDPISISKDYDPDGIYKKQYESGMADKTTPIVDVKASDYDAIMIVGGHGAMFDLAHNEDLHAVINVVYELGGIVSAVCHGPAPLVYTKTRDGRHLLEGLKVTGYPNNKEPKEVVELLPFSLEDELKKIGNYHEESNHDAYVVWGSKQILTGRDPQSSQLFGRELAQKLTQRELQSEEKFMD; encoded by the coding sequence ATGGCGAAAGTATTGGCAGTACTGTCAAATGGCTATATAAACGAAGAACATAATTACGTAACAGGATGGTGGGCAGAAGAACTTTTTGCTCCTGCACTAGAGCTTGAAAAAGAAGGACATACTGTCGGACTTGCTTCTATTGAGGGCGGTAAACCTACTGTAGATCCAATCAGTATAAGTAAAGATTACGATCCAGATGGTATCTACAAAAAGCAATACGAATCAGGTATGGCAGATAAGACGACACCGATAGTTGATGTTAAAGCTAGCGACTACGACGCCATTATGATCGTTGGCGGACATGGGGCGATGTTTGACTTAGCACACAACGAAGACTTACACGCTGTGATTAATGTCGTTTATGAATTGGGCGGTATTGTATCCGCTGTTTGTCACGGACCGGCACCACTGGTTTATACAAAGACTAGGGACGGTCGCCATCTTTTAGAAGGGCTGAAAGTAACCGGCTACCCAAATAACAAAGAACCAAAAGAGGTTGTCGAACTATTACCTTTTAGCCTTGAAGATGAATTAAAGAAGATTGGCAATTACCACGAAGAGAGCAATCACGACGCCTATGTGGTCTGGGGGAGCAAACAAATTCTAACAGGTCGCGATCCGCAATCTTCACAGCTTTTCGGTCGTGAACTGGCTCAGAAACTCACTCAACGTGAGTTGCAGTCAGAAGAAAAGTTCATGGATTGA
- a CDS encoding PAS domain-containing protein codes for MLGLLHETREEVDHLRELNQKTQVTLLEAMLDGSKVGTIVTDPSQQDNPIIYTNRTFIEMTGYTQQEVIGENCRFLQGPETSKEDTEKMKKAIANKEKVIVTLLNYRKDGSPFWNRLVIEPVWIDEKLYFIGTQTDITLERAQQQAIMANEDEIEKLMLPILSVQENVATVALVGTMDIQRFEMLKVKICEYVQQHRIEYAIIDITGLTWNEKSPLYWFSQIYEALRIMGSKLYVTGISAVAAQQFVNNLDRDSRLVTFSTIEKALNFIAQEESGKSRLRQNK; via the coding sequence ATGCTAGGATTATTACATGAAACGAGAGAAGAGGTAGATCACTTGAGAGAGTTAAACCAAAAAACCCAAGTGACTTTGCTTGAAGCTATGCTCGATGGCAGCAAAGTTGGGACAATTGTGACTGATCCGTCACAGCAGGACAATCCAATCATTTATACAAATAGAACCTTTATCGAAATGACCGGATATACGCAACAAGAAGTAATTGGGGAAAACTGTCGTTTCTTGCAGGGACCTGAAACATCAAAAGAAGATACTGAAAAAATGAAAAAAGCTATCGCCAATAAAGAAAAAGTGATTGTGACTTTATTAAATTATCGCAAAGACGGTTCTCCATTCTGGAACCGGCTAGTAATTGAGCCTGTCTGGATAGACGAGAAGCTTTATTTTATCGGCACGCAAACGGACATTACGTTAGAGCGTGCTCAACAACAGGCGATTATGGCGAACGAAGACGAGATTGAAAAATTGATGCTCCCTATTTTGTCCGTACAGGAAAATGTTGCGACCGTTGCACTTGTTGGAACTATGGACATTCAGCGCTTTGAAATGTTGAAGGTGAAAATTTGCGAATATGTTCAACAGCACCGTATTGAATATGCAATTATCGACATCACCGGTCTGACTTGGAACGAAAAATCACCGCTTTATTGGTTTTCACAAATTTACGAAGCACTTCGAATTATGGGAAGTAAACTTTATGTAACAGGCATTTCTGCGGTTGCTGCTCAGCAGTTTGTCAATAATTTAGATCGTGACAGTCGCTTAGTTACATTTTCAACAATTGAAAAAGCATTGAATTTTATTGCACAAGAAGAAAGTGGAAAAAGTCGCTTGAGACAAAATAAATAA
- a CDS encoding SDR family oxidoreductase, producing MARDEFEKIDEQVEPQEQSTQPGSEKQMNPEPIYDDKDYRGSGKLEGKVALITGGDSGIGRAVAVAYAKEGASIAIAYLDEHEDAKKTIAAIESYGAKAIKFATDVSDVENCNQLIVDIISEFGQLNVLVNNAGKQFPQDDFLAISPDQLMETFSTNIFSMFYLTQAALPHLQKGDSIINTSSVTAYRGAPGLIDYSSTKGAITSFTRSLSANIAEQGIRVNSVAPGPIWTPLIPSTFDAEKVKNQGNDTLMERRGQPSELAPAYVYLASKDSTYVTGQAIHINGGDYISS from the coding sequence ATGGCGAGAGATGAATTCGAAAAAATAGATGAACAAGTTGAACCTCAAGAACAATCTACACAGCCGGGGTCCGAGAAGCAAATGAACCCTGAACCGATTTATGATGACAAAGACTATAGAGGTTCTGGAAAACTTGAAGGAAAAGTCGCACTTATTACAGGCGGAGACAGTGGGATCGGTCGCGCAGTAGCAGTGGCCTATGCTAAAGAAGGTGCCAGCATCGCTATCGCCTATCTTGACGAACACGAAGATGCAAAAAAAACAATAGCAGCGATTGAGTCTTACGGAGCAAAGGCAATTAAATTTGCCACCGATGTCAGTGACGTTGAAAATTGCAATCAGCTTATAGTAGACATTATTTCTGAATTCGGCCAATTGAATGTGTTAGTGAACAATGCTGGAAAACAGTTTCCACAAGATGACTTTCTAGCGATTAGCCCTGATCAATTAATGGAAACTTTCTCTACTAACATTTTTAGTATGTTCTATTTAACTCAAGCTGCTCTCCCACATCTTCAAAAAGGAGACAGTATCATCAATACTTCATCCGTAACTGCTTACCGCGGTGCTCCTGGACTAATTGATTATTCGTCAACCAAAGGAGCAATTACAAGCTTTACTCGCTCGTTGTCTGCTAACATTGCAGAACAAGGCATCCGCGTAAATTCAGTTGCACCTGGTCCTATTTGGACACCTCTTATCCCCTCAACTTTTGATGCAGAAAAAGTCAAAAACCAAGGGAACGACACATTAATGGAGCGACGTGGGCAACCTTCTGAATTGGCGCCAGCTTACGTATATCTAGCTTCTAAAGACTCTACCTACGTAACAGGACAAGCGATTCATATTAATGGTGGAGATTATATTAGTTCGTAA
- a CDS encoding superoxide dismutase family protein: MKRWLLFGLIVSFLVLLAACGNDTTEDPPTESDGATEETNDDSNSSEDSTEGAATNNDGEILMVTVELMNSDGDAIGTAELTEEDSGVAVALQAENLEQGMHGIHFHQEGMCEVPDFKSAGDHFNPESTMHGMDNADGPHAGDLPNLEVGEDGNVSQEFVAENVTLEIGEEDSLLKEGGTALVIHAGEDDQKTDPSGDSGDRIACGVIAAE; the protein is encoded by the coding sequence ATGAAGCGTTGGTTGTTGTTCGGTTTAATCGTAAGCTTTTTAGTCCTTTTAGCAGCATGTGGCAATGACACGACAGAAGATCCGCCTACGGAATCTGATGGCGCAACAGAAGAAACGAACGATGACAGCAACAGCAGTGAAGATTCAACTGAAGGAGCAGCTACCAATAACGATGGCGAAATCCTGATGGTAACCGTCGAATTAATGAACAGTGACGGTGATGCGATAGGCACTGCTGAATTGACTGAAGAAGACAGCGGTGTCGCAGTCGCACTTCAAGCAGAAAATTTAGAACAAGGCATGCATGGTATTCACTTCCACCAAGAAGGTATGTGTGAAGTTCCTGACTTCAAATCAGCTGGTGATCACTTTAACCCAGAAAGTACGATGCATGGTATGGACAACGCTGACGGTCCGCATGCCGGTGACTTGCCGAACCTTGAAGTAGGCGAAGACGGCAACGTCTCACAAGAATTTGTTGCCGAAAATGTGACGCTTGAAATTGGCGAAGAGGATTCATTACTCAAAGAAGGCGGAACTGCGCTTGTTATCCACGCAGGAGAAGATGATCAAAAAACCGATCCTTCTGGTGACTCTGGAGACCGCATTGCCTGTGGCGTCATTGCCGCAGAATAA
- a CDS encoding YfhO family protein produces MQKLRPALVLLFFSLLLSAIGHTVFLRQWANGHFMVGINDGLSQMLPFKDLLFEQYTRGEFFYSFDFGLGAGTFSELSYYFSTSIVFLVSVMIVALLKFANIIQTTDVLFWANAAVFISIIRLATVLFITTRLFMYMNISKPAAFIGACLYGLSGMYFRHATYWEFFADAYLWLPLLLFGVEKIFREQKPGWFLVAIAVSMIDNFYFAYINFLLTALYILFRLFIPLSTNEQTKKKSIMSFLIAGLIGAGISAVSFVPAVYAYLNNHRPDFKQEILWKNELLDNILFSSSIIVLPAFFVLVLFCWFLYNHKTFRLFALLGIVAIIMHNSPMIGSAFNGFSAPQYRWEYFLSLVMGGAVAVAFDQLHKFTRWRFLLPAILTILSFVYYVRNDEYFEMDSEFSTLAIRALIMTLLLLALYVNFNKDIVKWLLMASVLVWTLLFANLYQTEKILDEGDISQVSEELITGVDYDDPEINTLIEFIHTKESDELYRIDWMEGVRNNTPIVQDFQGLSAYSSILNKNLLYFYLYDLEIDMGRESVSRYATLGNRANLYSMLQGKYVIRSRGDTNIPYGFNEIHSSEKYIVYENDYVLPFARSTSTVYEEQQLAKLSPLMREQAMLTGVVLDRSQDTASLPESNENILAFDQATIGATYHDDVLTVVERTGGLNLTVENLPLSGDDLFVSFHLETKAADQGFLLEVNDYQTTRKSNQSIYKTFVDDLTIRIPADESIEIRLPKGRYDITDIQVYSASYESLRKQAAQPDLSSNLSIDGSQVRLDYANKDNDDFLKLSIPYERGWQAHVNGKKVQVAKADFAFMAIPLEAGDNDISLAYRPPFFKSAAAVSLVSTLFGFALVFRKRKTRKPTDFT; encoded by the coding sequence ATGCAAAAACTGCGCCCTGCTCTTGTTCTATTGTTTTTCAGCTTGCTGCTGTCAGCAATCGGTCATACTGTTTTTCTCCGCCAATGGGCAAATGGGCATTTCATGGTAGGTATTAACGATGGACTCTCTCAAATGCTCCCTTTTAAGGATCTTCTATTTGAACAATATACACGGGGAGAGTTTTTCTACTCGTTTGATTTTGGATTAGGAGCTGGCACATTCAGCGAACTGTCTTATTATTTTTCTACATCTATTGTGTTCCTAGTTTCAGTAATGATCGTTGCCCTTTTAAAATTCGCGAATATTATCCAGACAACTGACGTCTTGTTTTGGGCAAATGCCGCTGTTTTCATCAGCATTATTCGTCTGGCCACTGTGCTATTTATCACTACTCGATTATTTATGTATATGAACATTTCAAAACCTGCTGCTTTTATAGGTGCTTGTCTTTATGGTTTATCAGGAATGTATTTCCGCCACGCTACGTATTGGGAATTTTTCGCAGATGCCTATTTATGGCTTCCACTGCTATTGTTTGGTGTCGAAAAAATCTTCCGCGAACAAAAGCCTGGTTGGTTTTTAGTAGCTATCGCCGTATCAATGATTGACAATTTCTATTTTGCTTATATCAATTTTTTGTTAACTGCACTTTATATTCTGTTCCGTCTGTTTATCCCACTCTCTACGAATGAACAAACCAAAAAGAAAAGTATAATGAGCTTTTTGATCGCCGGACTGATTGGTGCAGGTATCAGTGCAGTTTCTTTTGTGCCTGCTGTCTATGCCTATTTAAACAACCATAGACCCGATTTTAAGCAAGAAATTCTTTGGAAAAATGAACTACTTGATAATATTTTGTTCAGTAGCTCAATTATTGTCTTGCCTGCATTTTTCGTCCTCGTATTGTTTTGCTGGTTTCTGTATAACCATAAAACATTCCGGTTGTTTGCACTACTTGGAATCGTCGCGATAATTATGCACAATAGTCCGATGATTGGCAGTGCCTTTAACGGCTTTTCTGCTCCGCAATACCGTTGGGAATATTTTTTATCCTTAGTTATGGGCGGAGCCGTTGCGGTCGCATTTGATCAATTGCATAAATTTACACGATGGCGTTTTCTACTTCCAGCGATACTAACGATTTTAAGTTTTGTTTATTACGTTCGAAACGACGAGTATTTTGAAATGGACTCAGAGTTCTCAACGCTTGCGATTCGCGCGCTCATCATGACATTGTTGCTGCTAGCTCTATACGTAAATTTCAATAAAGATATAGTCAAATGGCTGTTAATGGCATCCGTTTTAGTTTGGACTTTGCTGTTTGCTAACCTTTATCAAACCGAAAAAATTCTGGATGAAGGTGATATCTCACAAGTTAGCGAAGAATTGATAACGGGAGTCGACTATGATGACCCTGAAATCAATACACTCATTGAGTTTATTCACACAAAAGAAAGCGACGAACTTTATCGAATTGATTGGATGGAAGGTGTCCGCAATAACACGCCAATCGTTCAAGACTTCCAAGGACTAAGTGCATATTCTAGTATTTTAAACAAAAACTTATTGTATTTTTATTTGTATGATCTTGAAATTGATATGGGACGTGAAAGTGTTAGTCGTTACGCCACACTCGGCAACCGCGCCAACTTGTACAGCATGCTACAAGGCAAATACGTGATTCGCTCGCGTGGAGACACCAATATTCCTTATGGCTTTAATGAGATCCATTCTTCCGAAAAGTATATCGTCTATGAAAACGACTACGTTTTGCCGTTTGCACGGTCGACTTCCACAGTTTACGAAGAACAGCAATTGGCTAAGCTATCTCCGCTAATGCGTGAACAAGCGATGCTGACTGGGGTTGTACTAGATCGCAGTCAAGATACGGCTTCTTTGCCAGAGTCGAATGAAAACATCCTTGCCTTTGACCAAGCTACAATTGGGGCTACTTATCATGACGATGTCCTAACAGTCGTAGAGAGAACAGGCGGCTTGAACTTAACCGTAGAAAACCTACCGCTATCCGGTGATGACTTATTTGTTTCTTTCCATTTAGAAACAAAGGCAGCCGATCAAGGCTTCCTACTTGAAGTGAATGATTACCAAACAACAAGAAAGTCCAATCAGTCTATTTACAAAACATTTGTAGACGACTTAACAATTCGCATACCTGCTGATGAATCCATTGAAATTCGTCTTCCAAAAGGACGCTATGACATAACCGATATCCAAGTTTATTCTGCTTCCTATGAATCCTTGCGCAAACAAGCTGCTCAACCAGACTTGTCTAGCAATCTATCAATTGATGGCAGTCAGGTTCGCTTGGATTATGCCAATAAAGACAACGATGACTTCTTAAAGCTATCCATTCCGTATGAACGCGGCTGGCAAGCACACGTAAATGGCAAAAAAGTACAGGTAGCAAAAGCCGACTTTGCCTTTATGGCAATTCCACTAGAGGCAGGCGATAACGACATTTCGCTTGCTTATCGACCGCCCTTTTTTAAGTCAGCTGCAGCTGTAAGTTTAGTATCTACCCTTTTTGGTTTTGCACTAGTTTTTCGCAAAAGAAAAACTAGAAAACCGACTGATTTCACCTAA
- a CDS encoding GtrA family protein, whose protein sequence is MNPKALNTEFTRFVFVGVLNTLSYYSIYLLLHNVFNLPYLLAHLVGFLISLNISFFLNCYVTYRIKPTLKKYLYFPLTQVVNMSVSTVLIFIFVEFLHLNSNIAPFAAVLFTVPITFVVSSKILKDTPSPK, encoded by the coding sequence ATGAATCCTAAAGCGCTGAATACTGAATTTACTCGCTTCGTCTTTGTTGGGGTCCTTAATACCTTGAGTTATTACTCGATTTACTTGTTGCTTCACAATGTTTTCAATTTGCCTTACCTTCTGGCACATCTTGTCGGATTCTTAATCAGTTTGAACATCTCTTTTTTCTTAAACTGCTATGTCACGTATCGCATAAAGCCTACACTTAAGAAATACTTATACTTTCCATTAACTCAAGTCGTTAACATGTCGGTTTCTACTGTGTTAATTTTTATTTTCGTAGAATTTCTTCACCTCAATAGCAATATCGCTCCTTTTGCAGCCGTATTGTTTACAGTTCCAATAACATTTGTCGTATCGAGTAAAATTCTTAAAGATACGCCTTCTCCAAAATAA